Proteins encoded in a region of the Veillonella parvula genome:
- a CDS encoding ABC transporter substrate-binding protein, with product MNWKKSIAVALSAIAVMAMVVGCGSNTATNDQKKIGIIQLVEHPSLDAANKGFVDGLAAKGYKDGQNIKIDQQNAQADQSNLNSIAQRFVSDKKDLVLAIATPAAQTMANASHDMPIMGTAITDYVTAKLVQSNEHPGGNVSGTSDMTPVEKEVDLIIALVPNVKRIGAIYTSSEINSQLQVEKMKAYAATKGITVVEATVSNVNDIQQAATNLVNQDVQAIYTPTDNVLASAMANLAQITDAAKIPVFAADEGMTMTGGVATYSVDYYQLGYQTGLMAAKVLAGEAKIADLAIETQKEIKLTVNEERAKKLGITIPEALRKDMKQ from the coding sequence ATGAACTGGAAAAAAAGTATTGCAGTGGCACTTAGTGCCATCGCTGTTATGGCAATGGTAGTTGGTTGTGGTTCCAATACTGCAACTAATGACCAAAAGAAAATTGGTATTATTCAATTAGTAGAACATCCATCTCTTGATGCTGCTAATAAAGGTTTCGTAGATGGTTTAGCAGCTAAAGGATATAAGGATGGTCAAAACATTAAAATTGACCAACAAAATGCACAGGCCGATCAATCTAATCTAAATAGTATTGCACAACGTTTCGTGTCTGATAAAAAAGATTTAGTATTAGCTATTGCAACGCCTGCGGCTCAGACGATGGCAAATGCTTCTCATGACATGCCAATCATGGGTACAGCTATTACAGATTACGTGACAGCTAAACTCGTTCAATCTAACGAACACCCTGGTGGTAATGTATCTGGTACATCTGATATGACACCTGTTGAAAAAGAGGTTGATCTTATCATAGCATTAGTACCGAATGTAAAGCGTATTGGTGCCATTTATACATCCTCTGAGATCAACTCCCAATTGCAAGTTGAAAAAATGAAAGCGTATGCTGCTACAAAAGGTATTACTGTTGTAGAGGCAACTGTTTCCAATGTAAATGATATCCAACAAGCTGCTACAAATCTTGTTAACCAAGATGTACAAGCTATCTATACGCCAACAGATAATGTATTGGCATCTGCTATGGCTAACTTAGCACAAATTACAGATGCTGCTAAAATTCCAGTATTTGCTGCCGATGAAGGTATGACAATGACTGGTGGTGTAGCAACTTATTCTGTTGATTACTATCAATTGGGTTATCAAACAGGTTTAATGGCTGCTAAAGTTCTTGCAGGAGAAGCAAAAATTGCAGACTTAGCTATTGAGACACAAAAAGAGATTAAGTTAACTGTTAACGAAGAACGTGCTAAAAAATTAGGTATTACGATTCCTGAAGCTCTTCGTAAAGATATGAAACAATAG
- a CDS encoding ABC transporter substrate-binding protein: protein MNLKKGIALALTAAALLAFTGCGSNGTTSNGEYKVGVVQLVEHPALDAANKGFVDALKEKGLAEKITFDQQNAQADQSNLNSIAQRFVSDRKNLILAIATPAAQSMANATHDIPILGTAITDYEAAKLVKSNQKPGGNVSGTSDMNPVEQQVDLILRVMPNAKTIGTIYSSSEVNSQIQVEKMKAYAATKGIKVEEVTVSNVNDIQQAAQNLVSQRVDAVYVPTDNVVASAMSNLVAITDPAKIPVFGGEDNHVKGGAVMSLSVDYYKLGYQTGLMAAKILTGEAKVEDMPIEMQKEFKLVVGKDKLEKLGITLPEDLMNKATMI from the coding sequence ATGAACTTGAAAAAAGGTATTGCCCTAGCGCTCACGGCGGCAGCATTGTTGGCGTTTACAGGCTGTGGCTCAAATGGAACTACATCGAATGGTGAATATAAAGTTGGTGTTGTACAGCTGGTAGAACATCCTGCACTAGATGCGGCAAATAAGGGCTTTGTTGATGCGCTAAAAGAAAAAGGTTTGGCAGAAAAGATTACTTTTGATCAACAAAATGCGCAAGCTGATCAATCTAATTTGAATAGTATTGCACAGCGTTTCGTATCCGATCGGAAAAACTTGATTTTAGCAATAGCTACGCCAGCGGCTCAATCCATGGCGAATGCAACTCATGATATTCCAATCTTAGGTACAGCAATTACTGATTACGAGGCAGCTAAACTTGTTAAATCCAATCAAAAACCTGGTGGTAATGTATCTGGTACGTCTGACATGAATCCAGTAGAGCAACAAGTAGATCTAATTTTACGAGTAATGCCAAATGCGAAAACAATTGGTACTATCTATAGCTCAAGCGAAGTAAACTCTCAAATTCAAGTGGAGAAGATGAAAGCTTATGCAGCTACAAAGGGTATTAAAGTTGAAGAAGTTACAGTTTCCAATGTAAACGATATTCAACAAGCGGCACAAAACCTAGTATCTCAACGTGTGGATGCAGTTTATGTGCCAACAGATAATGTGGTAGCTTCTGCGATGAGCAATCTTGTAGCTATTACCGATCCAGCAAAAATTCCTGTGTTTGGCGGTGAAGATAACCACGTAAAAGGTGGGGCAGTTATGTCCTTGTCTGTAGATTACTACAAACTTGGTTACCAGACTGGTTTGATGGCAGCTAAAATTCTAACTGGCGAAGCTAAAGTTGAAGATATGCCTATCGAAATGCAGAAAGAATTTAAATTAGTTGTGGGAAAAGATAAATTAGAAAAATTGGGCATCACCTTACCAGAGGATTTGATGAACAAGGCGACTATGATTTAA
- a CDS encoding glycosyltransferase family 9 protein: MKDYKNILIIKMSSLGDVIHALPTLYAVRKNWPNARITWAIHEQFASLLPGTPWVDDVIIIDKKQLKKPTYLYQLRKELHSRHFDMTLDLQCIAKSAIVSLLSGAPEKYGYWELREGSNLVNKALVGEHKYDHVIERYLDTVRVLGGEVEEIEFPMPAYVEAEKSIKQKLKCHGVDDEYIVVVPGARWIVKEWPLLNFGELCIRLCESGKKVVIAGAPDDVDKGAFIENYVKHKNLINLVGSTTMPELIELIRHCQIFISADTGPLHIANALKRPLIAMFGTTSPKRTGPYGGSHVHLIISPTSKATPEQPLVDDPDCMAQIPVDAVWSVYEQVLGKEL, from the coding sequence ATGAAAGATTACAAGAATATACTCATCATCAAGATGAGTTCCTTAGGTGATGTAATTCACGCATTGCCTACCTTGTACGCTGTGCGCAAGAATTGGCCTAATGCGCGTATTACATGGGCTATTCATGAGCAATTCGCTAGCCTCTTACCTGGTACACCATGGGTTGATGACGTGATTATCATTGACAAAAAACAACTAAAGAAGCCTACGTATTTATATCAATTGCGCAAGGAGCTACATAGTCGTCATTTTGATATGACCTTAGACCTTCAATGCATCGCGAAAAGTGCTATTGTTTCTTTATTATCTGGTGCCCCTGAAAAATATGGCTACTGGGAGCTTCGTGAGGGCAGTAATCTTGTTAATAAAGCATTAGTAGGTGAGCATAAATACGACCATGTTATCGAACGGTATCTTGATACTGTACGTGTACTTGGTGGTGAGGTAGAGGAGATTGAATTTCCTATGCCAGCTTACGTTGAGGCTGAGAAATCCATAAAACAAAAGTTGAAATGCCATGGTGTAGATGATGAATATATTGTAGTTGTACCAGGGGCACGATGGATTGTTAAGGAGTGGCCACTTCTAAATTTTGGAGAACTTTGTATTCGTTTATGTGAATCTGGTAAGAAGGTTGTTATTGCCGGTGCTCCTGATGATGTAGATAAAGGTGCTTTCATAGAAAATTATGTAAAACATAAGAATCTCATCAATTTAGTGGGATCTACAACCATGCCTGAACTCATTGAGTTGATTCGTCATTGTCAGATTTTTATTAGTGCCGATACGGGACCATTGCATATTGCAAATGCTTTGAAGCGTCCTTTGATTGCCATGTTTGGTACAACATCACCTAAGCGTACAGGTCCTTATGGTGGTAGTCATGTACATCTCATTATTTCACCTACTTCTAAGGCTACACCTGAGCAACCACTAGTAGATGATCCAGATTGTATGGCACAAATTCCTGTAGACGCGGTATGGTCAGTGTATGAACAAGTACTTGGAAAGGAACTATAA
- the rfaD gene encoding ADP-glyceromanno-heptose 6-epimerase: protein MIIVTGGAGFIGSNIVKALNDRGRTDILIVDDLTDGRKIRNIQNLEFLDYIDCDDFDCAIADGTFDVGPIEVVFHEGACADTMEYNGKYMMKNNYEGSKNLFHYCQDRRIPFIYASSASTYGNGTNGFVEKPEAEEALNPYAYSKLLFDRYVRKYEGEYTAQVVGLRYFNVYGPNEAHKDKMASLVRQMFYKNKETGIINLFEGTDGYEDGGQTRDFIYVKDVVNVNFYFWEHPEISGTFNCGTGNAHSFNQFMQAVIDYNGQGKIEYVPFPEVLKGKYQSFTEADTTKLLAAGYDKGFHKMEDAVKEYCELLDNNEGYLR, encoded by the coding sequence ATGATTATCGTAACAGGTGGTGCTGGTTTTATTGGCAGTAATATTGTGAAAGCACTGAATGATCGTGGTCGTACAGATATTCTCATCGTTGATGATCTTACAGATGGTCGTAAGATTCGCAATATTCAAAATTTAGAATTTCTAGATTACATCGATTGTGATGATTTTGATTGTGCTATTGCTGATGGTACATTTGATGTAGGCCCGATTGAAGTCGTATTCCACGAAGGCGCTTGTGCAGATACGATGGAATATAATGGCAAATATATGATGAAGAACAACTATGAAGGTTCTAAAAATCTATTCCATTATTGCCAAGACCGCCGTATTCCATTCATCTATGCATCCTCTGCATCCACATATGGTAATGGTACAAATGGTTTCGTAGAAAAGCCCGAAGCTGAAGAAGCACTTAACCCATATGCGTATTCTAAATTGTTATTCGACCGTTATGTACGTAAATATGAAGGTGAATATACAGCTCAAGTTGTAGGTTTACGTTACTTTAACGTATACGGTCCTAACGAAGCTCATAAAGATAAAATGGCTTCTTTAGTACGTCAAATGTTCTACAAAAATAAAGAAACAGGTATTATTAATCTCTTTGAAGGTACAGATGGCTACGAAGATGGTGGTCAAACACGTGACTTTATTTATGTAAAAGACGTAGTTAATGTAAACTTCTATTTCTGGGAGCATCCTGAAATCTCTGGTACTTTTAACTGTGGTACAGGTAATGCTCATAGCTTTAACCAATTCATGCAAGCTGTTATCGACTACAATGGTCAAGGCAAAATTGAATATGTGCCATTCCCAGAGGTGTTAAAGGGTAAATACCAAAGCTTTACAGAGGCTGATACTACTAAATTGTTAGCCGCTGGCTATGACAAAGGGTTCCATAAAATGGAAGATGCCGTTAAAGAATATTGTGAACTATTAGATAATAACGAAGGATATTTACGCTAA
- a CDS encoding ABC transporter permease, producing MLDLVVGTITTGLLWSLLAVGVFITFRVLDVADLTVEGTFPMGAAISAILITSGMNPILSILLAGVGGMIAGAVTGWIHTKLKIPALLAGILTMIALYSVNLHIMGKANVSLLRMDTIYTILGGFFYTPNMWSAAIVGIIVAVVVCLLLFWFFGTEIGTALRATGVNPQMIRAQGVNTDNMIVLGLLISNGFVGMSGALIGQFQGFADVGMGIGTIVIGLASVIIGEVVFGTKSFVRSLIAVVLGSIVYRIVIAAVLYMGMPPNDLKLFTAILVAIALSLPTLKAKWLAR from the coding sequence ATGTTAGATTTAGTGGTAGGCACCATAACCACAGGCCTTTTATGGTCTTTGTTAGCGGTCGGTGTATTCATAACCTTCCGCGTATTAGATGTGGCTGACTTAACCGTGGAAGGTACGTTCCCAATGGGGGCAGCCATTTCTGCTATTTTAATTACAAGTGGTATGAATCCAATCCTTTCCATTTTACTTGCCGGTGTGGGTGGTATGATAGCCGGTGCTGTAACAGGTTGGATTCATACAAAATTAAAAATTCCTGCATTATTGGCCGGTATTTTGACAATGATTGCATTGTACTCTGTAAACCTTCACATCATGGGCAAAGCTAATGTATCTTTGCTTCGAATGGATACAATTTATACGATTCTTGGTGGATTTTTCTATACGCCGAATATGTGGTCTGCAGCCATCGTAGGTATTATCGTTGCTGTAGTAGTATGCTTGCTCTTATTTTGGTTCTTCGGTACCGAAATTGGTACAGCCTTACGTGCTACAGGTGTTAACCCTCAAATGATTCGCGCTCAAGGCGTAAATACTGATAATATGATCGTTCTTGGCCTTTTGATTTCCAATGGTTTTGTTGGTATGTCTGGGGCTCTTATCGGTCAATTCCAAGGCTTTGCTGATGTAGGTATGGGGATTGGTACCATCGTTATTGGTTTGGCTTCTGTAATTATCGGTGAAGTAGTGTTTGGTACGAAATCCTTCGTACGTAGTCTCATCGCCGTAGTACTTGGTTCTATTGTATATCGTATCGTTATTGCTGCAGTTCTCTACATGGGTATGCCACCAAACGATTTGAAATTATTCACTGCAATTCTTGTTGCCATCGCGCTTTCCTTACCTACATTGAAAGCAAAATGGTTGGCTCGTTAA
- a CDS encoding 3'-5' exonuclease: MNYIVFDLEWNQPYSNDISFMKRTKMPLTGEIIQIGAVKLNEKMDIIDHFTMFIKPQYLPRMHKHVRELTGITTHELNHGVPFKTAMQYFQKWCGDEYMLLSWGSDDILILRENLMLHKMKALSYDQWVDAQMIYSYQRYGTSQQYSVAHAMEDLNISTEHLSAHNALHDAVFTAHICQTLDIAQGILHYDLIRKESSNPFLYPPILTFFMYENFSEKKRIVHDRRVRMSFCPYCQTRLETTRPERLQGDKYLAIGVCPKHGDFAVQLKVGKYTIKSGSSKFYVTKVLTHCTDEIRSLYTQKSEINREKERKYLEYRKAEQEKVRQK, from the coding sequence ATGAACTATATTGTATTTGATTTAGAATGGAACCAACCCTATAGCAATGACATTAGCTTTATGAAGCGCACAAAAATGCCGTTGACAGGGGAAATCATTCAAATCGGAGCGGTAAAACTGAATGAAAAGATGGACATTATAGATCATTTTACGATGTTCATCAAACCTCAATATCTGCCACGGATGCATAAACATGTGCGCGAGTTGACAGGGATAACCACCCATGAGCTCAATCATGGTGTGCCATTCAAGACGGCTATGCAGTACTTTCAAAAATGGTGTGGTGATGAATATATGCTGCTTTCTTGGGGATCAGACGATATTCTTATCCTTCGAGAAAATCTTATGCTTCATAAGATGAAAGCATTATCTTATGATCAATGGGTAGATGCGCAAATGATTTATTCTTATCAACGCTATGGAACAAGTCAACAGTATTCTGTGGCGCATGCTATGGAGGATCTCAATATATCGACGGAGCATTTATCTGCTCATAATGCCTTGCATGATGCAGTTTTTACAGCTCACATTTGTCAGACTTTAGATATTGCACAAGGAATTCTGCATTATGATCTAATTCGCAAGGAAAGTAGTAATCCTTTCCTATATCCTCCTATTCTTACCTTTTTTATGTATGAAAATTTTTCTGAGAAAAAACGTATTGTTCATGATAGAAGAGTACGTATGTCCTTCTGTCCGTACTGTCAAACACGTTTAGAAACGACAAGACCTGAACGATTACAAGGGGATAAGTACCTAGCCATTGGAGTATGTCCTAAACATGGCGATTTTGCGGTGCAACTTAAAGTTGGAAAGTATACGATTAAGTCCGGCAGTAGTAAATTCTATGTTACTAAGGTACTGACCCATTGTACGGATGAAATTCGTTCTCTATATACTCAGAAGTCTGAAATCAATCGCGAAAAAGAGCGAAAATATTTAGAGTATCGTAAGGCGGAACAAGAAAAAGTCCGCCAAAAATAG
- a CDS encoding D-glycero-alpha-D-manno-heptose-1,7-bisphosphate 7-phosphatase: MRKVLFLDRDGVINKDVSYLYKISDLEWVDGAKEALAYAHSKGYDLIVVTNQSGVARGYYKESDVQILHDYMAHELDRSGAPILHFYYCPHHKEGIVPLYAVECECRKPKPGMIKQAIKDYDVNISDSFLIGDSQRDVDAAEAAGIKGYLFKGSNLLDFIKTII, translated from the coding sequence ATGCGCAAGGTATTATTTTTAGATCGCGATGGTGTTATTAATAAGGATGTTAGTTATCTATACAAAATCAGCGATTTAGAGTGGGTAGATGGTGCAAAAGAGGCCCTTGCTTATGCTCATAGTAAGGGCTATGATCTCATTGTCGTGACAAATCAGAGTGGTGTAGCTCGTGGTTATTATAAAGAATCTGATGTTCAGATTTTACATGACTATATGGCTCATGAACTAGATCGCAGTGGAGCACCGATTTTACATTTCTATTATTGCCCACATCATAAAGAAGGTATTGTTCCTCTCTATGCAGTAGAATGTGAATGTAGAAAGCCTAAACCTGGCATGATTAAGCAAGCTATTAAGGATTATGATGTAAATATATCAGATAGTTTTCTTATCGGTGATAGTCAGCGTGATGTTGATGCAGCTGAGGCTGCTGGCATTAAGGGGTACCTATTTAAAGGCTCTAATCTATTGGATTTCATTAAAACAATAATTTAA
- a CDS encoding aminopeptidase has protein sequence MERKYAWHNYDDATMEKVYALSDTYRQFLDNGKTERECVVQAVEFAEAKGYVNLNDIIKSNTSIKAGDKIYYTHMDKSIALFNIGTDDIELGMNILGAHIDSPRIDVKQNPQYEDSNLVFWDTHYYGGIKKYHWVAMPLAIHGVVVKTDGTRININIGDKESDPVFCITDLLPHLGQEQMQKNAAKVIEGEALDLLIGSRPVKDEEKEGVTKFINSLLEKEYGFIERDLLSAELEIVPAGKARDMGFDRSMVMAYGQDDRVCAYTSLVAMLEVDNVKRTTCCLLVDKEEIGSVGATGMQSRFFENAVAEILTLMGKPNSVSVRRTLEKSRMLSSDVSAGYDPLYASAYEKKNASYLGMGVVFNKFTGSRGKAGSNDANAEYMGFIRRVMESNNVTYQTAELGKVDLGGGGTIAYIMALYGMNVIDCGVAVLSMHAPWEVTSKADIYEAKQCYVAFLNAADESI, from the coding sequence ATGGAACGTAAATATGCATGGCATAATTATGATGATGCCACTATGGAAAAGGTATATGCTTTAAGTGATACATATCGTCAATTTTTAGATAATGGTAAAACAGAACGTGAATGCGTTGTGCAAGCTGTAGAATTTGCAGAAGCAAAGGGCTATGTAAATCTAAATGACATTATTAAAAGCAATACGTCAATTAAAGCTGGTGATAAGATTTATTACACACATATGGATAAATCTATTGCTTTATTTAATATTGGTACTGATGATATTGAATTGGGTATGAATATTTTAGGTGCTCATATTGATTCTCCACGCATCGATGTAAAGCAAAATCCACAATATGAGGATAGTAATTTAGTATTTTGGGATACTCATTATTATGGAGGTATTAAAAAATATCATTGGGTAGCTATGCCTCTTGCTATTCATGGCGTTGTGGTAAAAACAGATGGTACTCGTATCAATATTAATATTGGTGATAAGGAAAGCGATCCTGTATTCTGTATTACTGACTTGTTGCCTCATTTGGGACAAGAACAAATGCAAAAAAATGCAGCTAAAGTAATTGAAGGGGAAGCTCTTGATTTACTCATCGGTAGCCGTCCAGTTAAAGACGAAGAAAAAGAAGGGGTTACTAAATTTATTAATAGCCTTCTTGAAAAAGAGTATGGATTTATTGAACGTGACTTATTGTCTGCAGAACTAGAAATTGTACCAGCTGGTAAAGCACGTGATATGGGCTTTGATCGTTCCATGGTAATGGCGTATGGCCAAGATGATCGCGTGTGTGCCTACACATCCTTGGTAGCAATGCTTGAAGTGGATAATGTAAAGCGTACTACTTGTTGCTTACTTGTAGATAAAGAGGAAATTGGTTCTGTAGGTGCTACAGGTATGCAATCACGCTTCTTTGAAAATGCAGTGGCTGAAATTTTAACACTTATGGGTAAACCTAATTCTGTAAGTGTACGTCGTACGTTGGAGAAATCTCGTATGTTATCCTCCGATGTAAGTGCAGGCTATGATCCGCTTTATGCATCGGCGTATGAAAAGAAAAATGCTTCTTACCTTGGTATGGGTGTAGTATTTAATAAATTTACTGGCTCTCGTGGTAAAGCTGGTTCTAATGATGCGAATGCTGAGTATATGGGCTTTATCCGTCGTGTCATGGAATCTAACAATGTAACATACCAAACAGCAGAGCTCGGTAAGGTTGATTTAGGTGGTGGTGGCACCATTGCGTACATCATGGCTCTTTATGGTATGAATGTCATCGACTGTGGTGTAGCCGTTCTTAGCATGCATGCTCCTTGGGAGGTTACATCTAAGGCTGATATTTACGAGGCTAAACAATGCTATGTGGCGTTCTTAAATGCAGCTGATGAATCAATCTAA
- the rfaE1 gene encoding D-glycero-beta-D-manno-heptose-7-phosphate kinase produces the protein MINTTINQFLTKQLPNLKIAVVGDVMVDRYVFGDVSRISPEAPVPVNRVSNMKEVLGGAGNVASNLSNLDCKVYLGALAGNDDHGRLLQHLLDTDKIDTTGLITSDDRSTITKMRILGDRQQMMRLDFETITDLTYQEEQQLSSWLENLCKVGIDGIVVSDYGKGVCTPTFLKTIFSLAKEYGVQTIVDPKGADWSKYNGATCITPNVKELGECVGRKLENDDATIVEAAKSVLATVDLDYIVATRSAKGITVIAKDGRTWHNPATQQEVFDVSGAGDTVVSMMMTCLASGLSMRLALHIANGAAGIVVSKVGTYPIHRSELLDLWHFYKHSIQSKPLYTKEEMKELVSQWQSKGETVVFTNGCFDILHRGHITYLQEAAQLGDHLIIGLNSDSSVRRLKGKTRPIVSEEDRAALLSALRCIDGVVLFEENTPAELLAYLRPNILVKGGDYKIEDIIGRESVDNVEVLSFKEGYSTSDIVGKIATMAKEGEL, from the coding sequence ATGATAAATACTACCATTAATCAATTTTTAACAAAACAACTACCGAACTTAAAGATTGCCGTTGTAGGTGATGTAATGGTAGATCGTTATGTTTTTGGTGATGTAAGTCGTATTTCTCCAGAAGCACCGGTTCCTGTAAACCGCGTGTCCAATATGAAAGAGGTCCTTGGTGGAGCTGGTAATGTTGCATCTAATTTGTCTAATTTAGACTGTAAGGTGTATCTTGGTGCATTAGCAGGTAATGATGACCATGGCCGTTTATTACAACATTTACTTGATACTGATAAAATCGATACGACTGGTTTAATCACTAGTGATGACCGCTCTACTATTACTAAGATGCGCATCTTAGGTGATCGTCAACAGATGATGCGTCTTGATTTTGAAACGATTACAGATCTAACGTACCAAGAAGAGCAACAACTATCTAGTTGGCTTGAAAATCTATGTAAAGTTGGTATTGATGGTATTGTCGTATCCGATTATGGTAAAGGCGTTTGTACGCCTACCTTTTTGAAGACAATCTTTAGTTTGGCCAAGGAATATGGTGTGCAAACCATTGTAGATCCTAAGGGGGCAGACTGGTCTAAATACAATGGTGCTACATGTATTACACCGAATGTGAAAGAACTCGGTGAATGTGTAGGCCGTAAATTAGAAAATGATGATGCTACTATCGTAGAGGCTGCTAAGTCTGTACTCGCTACTGTAGATTTAGATTATATTGTAGCTACGCGCTCTGCAAAAGGGATTACGGTTATTGCAAAGGATGGTCGTACATGGCATAATCCTGCTACTCAACAAGAAGTATTTGATGTGAGTGGTGCAGGAGATACCGTTGTATCCATGATGATGACCTGTCTTGCAAGTGGTTTGTCGATGCGTTTAGCCTTGCATATCGCCAATGGTGCAGCGGGTATTGTAGTATCTAAGGTTGGTACGTATCCAATACATCGTTCTGAGCTATTAGACTTATGGCATTTCTATAAACATAGTATTCAATCTAAACCATTATATACAAAGGAAGAAATGAAAGAACTCGTTTCACAATGGCAAAGCAAAGGTGAGACAGTAGTGTTCACAAATGGTTGTTTTGACATTCTTCATCGTGGACATATCACGTATTTACAAGAAGCTGCACAACTGGGGGATCATTTAATCATTGGATTAAATTCTGATTCATCTGTTCGACGCTTAAAAGGGAAAACACGGCCCATCGTAAGTGAAGAGGATAGAGCGGCCTTGTTGAGTGCGCTGCGATGCATCGATGGGGTTGTGTTATTCGAAGAAAATACGCCGGCTGAATTACTAGCGTACTTACGTCCCAATATTCTTGTTAAGGGCGGAGATTACAAAATAGAAGATATTATAGGACGGGAGTCCGTTGACAATGTAGAGGTTCTTTCGTTTAAAGAAGGTTACTCTACATCAGATATTGTAGGGAAAATAGCCACTATGGCTAAGGAGGGCGAATTATGA
- a CDS encoding glycosyltransferase family 9 protein: MELDYKRIVVTFLMHLGDVILTTPFLEVLRKAAPHSHITYVIDEKLQQVMEYNPNIDELIVVDKKGRHNSISGLNEVAREINAKGKPDIVINLHPNERTSYLAWKIHAPITTGMSHFLFRPFMTKYTRLDRKTRHAADMYINVLEQLGVTDTSNSGLHIEICEEWRRQAREFYSSHGLTDTDILIGFNIGSAVPEKRWPAERFAHVADYFGRLGYKTVFFGGPMDLEMVQPVVEQMETKPIVATGKFQLGPLAAAMSRCNLLITNDSGPMHVGISQGVPIVALYGPSNPFFYGPYQAHAIVLETMDSYEIGKSMKKIIKEGNYKGLSVISEEQVIKAAETLLLESK; encoded by the coding sequence ATGGAACTAGATTATAAGCGCATTGTGGTAACCTTTTTAATGCATTTAGGCGATGTTATATTAACGACTCCGTTTTTAGAAGTGCTTCGCAAAGCGGCTCCTCATAGTCATATTACGTATGTAATAGATGAAAAATTACAACAAGTAATGGAATATAATCCAAATATTGATGAACTTATTGTTGTAGATAAAAAAGGGCGCCATAATAGCATCTCAGGTCTCAATGAAGTGGCTCGTGAAATCAATGCTAAGGGAAAACCTGACATTGTCATTAATTTGCATCCTAATGAGCGTACTTCATATTTAGCATGGAAGATTCATGCACCTATTACAACTGGTATGAGCCATTTCCTCTTTAGACCATTCATGACAAAGTATACGCGCTTAGATCGTAAAACTCGTCATGCTGCGGATATGTACATTAATGTACTAGAGCAATTAGGTGTAACAGATACTTCTAACTCTGGTTTACATATTGAAATCTGTGAAGAATGGCGTCGTCAGGCTCGAGAGTTTTATTCTAGTCATGGATTAACTGATACTGATATACTCATTGGATTTAATATCGGTAGCGCCGTTCCTGAGAAACGTTGGCCAGCTGAACGATTTGCGCATGTAGCAGATTACTTTGGTCGTTTAGGTTATAAGACGGTTTTCTTTGGCGGACCTATGGACCTTGAAATGGTGCAGCCTGTAGTAGAACAAATGGAAACAAAGCCTATTGTGGCTACCGGAAAATTCCAGTTAGGTCCTTTGGCAGCGGCTATGAGCCGTTGTAATCTATTAATTACTAATGACTCTGGACCAATGCATGTAGGAATCAGTCAAGGTGTGCCAATTGTGGCACTGTATGGTCCATCAAATCCATTCTTTTATGGACCTTATCAAGCTCATGCTATCGTTTTAGAAACGATGGATTCTTATGAGATTGGTAAAAGCATGAAAAAAATTATTAAAGAAGGAAATTATAAAGGTTTATCTGTAATTTCTGAAGAACAGGTTATTAAAGCAGCGGAAACATTGCTTTTAGAATCGAAATAA